The Paracoccus albus region GATGGGCCGGCGCTTCCCGCCGAACCACCTGCACGAAACCTGGATGGATTTTCTGTACTGGGACGCCGAACTGGAAAGCTGAAGCTCGCGCGCCAACGGCCCGCGATCAATGTTGCTGGTTGTCGCTTCCGCTGAAGTGAACAACCCCTGCCGCGATCAGCGCGGCCAAGGCCAGGGCCACCAACGGAACACCGTGGGCAATGCTGACCCACAGCGTCGCGGCAGCCGCCAGAATGACAGCGACCATCAGGATAAGGAAATGCGGCAGCGGCATGACAGGTCCCCCTTTGACGACAATATGGGGAGGCTGCCCGGGAATGGAAAGGTCCGAGACGAAACCGCTGCAGATTATGGACAGTGTTCCTTTTTCGTTCTAGTCTTGCGCTATGCTGCCGCCAAGAAATCCCGACGAATCCCTGAAAGCGCGAGGAAGCGACACACGCCCCGCGAATCGCTTCGATCAATACCATGCAGAGCGTGAGCATGACGGCTGGGATATACCCGAGGACACGCAGCTTCTGCGCACGCAGGTCACAGACGAACATCCGCGCAGTATCATCACGCGCAACCGCTCTCCCGATGTGCCCTTCGACCGGTCCATCAACCCCTATCGCGGGTGCGAGCATGGCTGCATTTATTGCTTCGCGCGCCCCAGCCACGCCTATTGGGGCCTGTCGCCCGGACTGGATTTCGAGACGAAGATTACCGCAAAACCCGATGCGGCCCGCCTTCTGGCGGCAGAGATCGCAAAACCATCCTATCGCGTGGCACCCATCGCCTTCGGGACCAATACCGACCCCTACCAGCCGGTCGAGGCGAAGCGGCGCATCATGCCAGAGATGTGGCAGGTACTGCTCGACTGGAACCATCCTGCAAGCCTCGTGACCCGTGGCCAGACCGTGCTGCGCGATCTGCCCCTGCTGGGACAAATGGCCAAGCGACAGCTTATCCATATCGGCATCTCGATCACGACGCTGGACGCAGACCTTGCCCGCAGTCTGGAGCCGCGCGCGCCCACCCCTGCGACCCGCCTGCGGATGATCCGTGAACTGGCCGCAGCGGGCATACAGGTCCGTGTCATGGTCGCCCCGGTGATCCCGGTGCTGACTGAAGCGGAGATAGAGCGGATCCTGAGCGCCGCGCGTGAGGCAGGGGCGACAAATGCCAGCATGATCCCGTTGCGCCTGCCGCTGGAAGTCGCGCCCCTGTTCCGCGACTGGCTGGACCGCCACCGACCTGACGCTGCCGCACATGTCATGAACAAGGTGCAGGCCATGCGTGGTGGTCGCGACAACGACCCAAGGTTTGGCAGCCGGATGCGTGGCGAAGGAATCGAAGCGGAACTGATGATGAAACGCTTCAAGCTTGCGCGAAAAAGGTTGGGCTACGCCGAAACCACCCCTCCGCTGGATTGTTCCCGCTTCGGCCCACCGCCGCGCAAGGGCGACCAGTTGGCGCTGTTCTAGCCCGCGGGCCAGCCGGGGCGGTCGTCGATGGGCGCGGCCACGGACAGCCCGCCGCTGCTTTCGGCCGTGCGGTTCAGCGTGCCAATCAGCGGGATCATGTCAGTGAGGATCAGCAGCCGCGTCATCTTCCCCCAGCGAAGATGGATGACATGGACGCCCCCGTTTTGCGTGAGGACGCCATCGGTGCCGGTATTACTCTCGGTCCACTCGACGGTGGCAATCGTGTTCCACGGCCCGCCGGCAATGTCGATCCGGTGAAGCTCGAAGCGCAGATCGGGCATGATCCGGCGCAGCCGCTCATACCAGGCGCGGATCGAGGCCGGGTTGTCGCGGCGGCCGGCGAGTGCGTGGTCCTCGCCCAGAAAGACATGCTCGGCATCCGAAGCGAAGGCGTCGAGAACCGGCTCGATCTCGCCGCGATTGATGGCCTCGAACAGGCCGGTTATGCGGCGGCGGACTATGGCGTGATACATGCTGACCTCGTGACCCGGAGTGGCGGTGACTCGCGACTTCCGGCGAATGTAAGCACCCATCACATTCCGGCGGCAACACGTCTTTTAGCAACTCAGCCAAGCGGCCCCGGCCTGCGTTCTTCCGAGAGCATGACGTTGGCCTCGACCTGTCCCAGCCCCGGCAGCGTCATGATCCGGCGGCGCAGGATGCGCTCGAAATCGGCGATGTCGCGGGCGACGATGCGCAGCCGGTAATCGAACTGCCCGAGCACATGCTGCACAAGCTGCACCTCTGGGATGGCGGTGACGGCGCGTTCGAACTCTTCGAGGCTGGTGCGCCCTTTCGTCGCCAGCCTGATGCCCAGAAACACCGTCACGCCAAAGCCGAGCGCGGCATTGTCCAGCACCACACGTTGACCGGCAATTACCCCCGCCTCTTGCAGCCGCCTAATCCGCCGCCATGCTGCGGGCTGCGTCATGCCGAGGGCCCGCCCGATCTCGGCCGCGCCCAGCGTGGCATCGCGCGAAAGCCGTTTCAGGATCAACAGATCGGTCGCATCGGGAGTCACAGCGGCAGCTCCACGCTGTTCTTGATGGTCGAAACCAGCATCAGGGCATCGCTGGTTTCCACATTCGGCAGGGTCAGTATCCGCTCACGATAGACTTCCTGCCAATGCGCCATGTCCCGCGCGATGACCGACAGGCGAAAGTCTACACTGCCCAGAAATGTCTGGATCTCTATCACCTCGGGAACCTCACGCGCCGCTGCTGTAAATTCGTCGAAGGCGCGCGGGTTGGTCTTATCCAGCGTGAAGCGCAGGCTGACTTCAACCTCATATCCCAGCTTGCGCCAGTCGATCACCGCCTGCTGCCCCGCGATCGTCCCCGCCGCCCGCAGCTTTTCCAGCCGACGCCACAGCGTCGCTGACGTAACCCCGGCGCGTTCTGCCAGTTGGGCGGCGGCAAGCTCTGGCTCTGCCAGAAGCTGGCGCAGGATTCGTCGGTCAGTTGTGTCGAGCATGATTTTTTCGAATCTTGATGCTTATAGGCATGATAGTCATCTTCCCGCGCCATTATCTGCGAAGATTGAACAAATCACCAGCTATATCGCGCCTATAACATTGCCAGAGATCAATAAAAGGAGCGCCACCATGCGCGTGTATTACGACCGTGACTGCGACGTTAACCTCATCAAGGACAAGAAGATCGCCATTCTTGGCTATGGATCGCAAGGTCACGCCCATGCGCTGAACCTGCGCGATTCCGGTGCCAAGAACGTCGCTGTTGCGCTGCGCGAAGGCTCGCCGTCGAAAGCCAAGGCCGAAAGCGAAGGTCTGCAGGTCATGGGGATCGAGGAAGCCGCGAAATGGTGCGACCTGATGATGTTCACCATGCCCGACGAATTGCAGGCAGAAACCTACAAGAAATATGTCCACGACAATCTGCGCGAAGGTGCGGCAATTGCGTTTGCCCACGGGCTGAACGTGCATTTCGGCCTGATTGAGCCGAAAAAGGGTGTCGATGTCATCATGATGGCCCCGAAAGGCCCCGGCCACACCGTGCGCGGCGAATATGTCAAAGGCGGCGGCGTTCCCTGTCTGGTGGCTGTCGATCACGACGCGACCGGCAAGGCGATGGATATCGCGCTGTCCTATTGCTCGGCCATTGGCGGCGGGCGTTCGGGCATCATCGAAACCAACTTCCGCCAGGAATGCGAAACCGATCTGTTCGGTGAGCAGGCCGTTCTCTGCGGTGGCCTGGTCGAACTGATCCGCATGGGCTTCGAAACCCTGGTTGAGGCGGGTTACGAACCCGAAATGGCCTATTTCGAGTGCCTGCATGAGGTCAAACTGATCGTCGACCTGATCTATGAAGGCGGGATTGCGAATATGAACTATTCGATCTCGAACACCGCCGAATATGGTGAATATGTCAGCGGCCCGCGCATCCTGCCCTATGAGGAAACAAAGCGCCGCATGAAAGAGGTTCTGACCGACATCCAGTCGGGCAAATTCGTGCGCGACTTCATGCAGGAAAATGCCGTCGGCCAGCCGTCGTTTAAGGCCACCCGCCGGATCAATGACGAGCACCAGATCGAGCAGGTCGGTGAGAAGCTGCGCGAGATGATGCCGTGGATCTCCAAAGGGAAAATGGTGGACAAGGCGCGGAACTGAGGTTCCCGCTGATGCAATAAGGAAGGCCGGGAAACATTTTCCCGGCCTTTTTTACTGACAAGTCGAGCTGATGTTTTCCCGGCGATGAATAGCGGCACGGAATCGCGATTGACCTATCCTGCTTGAGTAGCCGTTCCTTAACACCCCATCGGCTGATTGTCGTTCGGCACGGTTTCAACCAGGGTTTTTTGCTGTGTATTTGGTCTTGCCAGTCAATGACAGCAAGCCAAGCGTTGCCAGAAGGAAAGAGGCGCCAGAGGCTAGTGTTCTCATCACATTCCAGAACTGCCATGGTGATGAATATTCGTCCCACATCACCCTGGCATCCGCTAAATTGGTTGGCACCTCTTTGAGAGCAAGCGCTTCGTTCATCGGCACATTGACTGCCATCGTTAACACTAGCCCAAAGCACAGATAGGTGACGGAAGACGCCGCAAACCACGCCGCGCTACTGTTCATCCGAAGCCGCCACAAGGACATAGCTGACGCAGCCAGGACCAACGGCGTCAGAAAGAATGCCGGAAAGAAAACCACATTGCGGACCGAGGCATTCATGGCCTGCATCGCCTGAATTGCCACACGAGGGTCGGCTGCGTCCAACCCCCACATCGTCGAACAGACCCAAGCGTAGAAAAATCCGAAAATCGCCGCGCTGAACAGCATTGAAACCGAGATTATGACCTTGGTGTGCACAGGTAATGACATGACAGTTTTCCGTATAGGTGTGTACGCCTTGATATGAGGTGTACATATCTATACGTTTTCTTCCTGTCAAGATGGAGCGTCGTATGAAAGAAGAAAGTAAACAGAAGCGCCATGCGCAGATTGCAAATTGCGCCTATGACGTGCTCGGCACGAGCGGATATTCCGGGGCCTCCTTGCTGACCATTGCCAAGGCGGCCAAAGCCTCAAATGAAAC contains the following coding sequences:
- a CDS encoding Lrp/AsnC family transcriptional regulator yields the protein MLDTTDRRILRQLLAEPELAAAQLAERAGVTSATLWRRLEKLRAAGTIAGQQAVIDWRKLGYEVEVSLRFTLDKTNPRAFDEFTAAAREVPEVIEIQTFLGSVDFRLSVIARDMAHWQEVYRERILTLPNVETSDALMLVSTIKNSVELPL
- a CDS encoding Lrp/AsnC family transcriptional regulator, whose amino-acid sequence is MTPDATDLLILKRLSRDATLGAAEIGRALGMTQPAAWRRIRRLQEAGVIAGQRVVLDNAALGFGVTVFLGIRLATKGRTSLEEFERAVTAIPEVQLVQHVLGQFDYRLRIVARDIADFERILRRRIMTLPGLGQVEANVMLSEERRPGPLG
- a CDS encoding nuclear transport factor 2 family protein, coding for MGAYIRRKSRVTATPGHEVSMYHAIVRRRITGLFEAINRGEIEPVLDAFASDAEHVFLGEDHALAGRRDNPASIRAWYERLRRIMPDLRFELHRIDIAGGPWNTIATVEWTESNTGTDGVLTQNGGVHVIHLRWGKMTRLLILTDMIPLIGTLNRTAESSGGLSVAAPIDDRPGWPAG
- a CDS encoding PA0069 family radical SAM protein; the protein is MLPPRNPDESLKARGSDTRPANRFDQYHAEREHDGWDIPEDTQLLRTQVTDEHPRSIITRNRSPDVPFDRSINPYRGCEHGCIYCFARPSHAYWGLSPGLDFETKITAKPDAARLLAAEIAKPSYRVAPIAFGTNTDPYQPVEAKRRIMPEMWQVLLDWNHPASLVTRGQTVLRDLPLLGQMAKRQLIHIGISITTLDADLARSLEPRAPTPATRLRMIRELAAAGIQVRVMVAPVIPVLTEAEIERILSAAREAGATNASMIPLRLPLEVAPLFRDWLDRHRPDAAAHVMNKVQAMRGGRDNDPRFGSRMRGEGIEAELMMKRFKLARKRLGYAETTPPLDCSRFGPPPRKGDQLALF
- a CDS encoding DUF1772 domain-containing protein, with amino-acid sequence MLFSAAIFGFFYAWVCSTMWGLDAADPRVAIQAMQAMNASVRNVVFFPAFFLTPLVLAASAMSLWRLRMNSSAAWFAASSVTYLCFGLVLTMAVNVPMNEALALKEVPTNLADARVMWDEYSSPWQFWNVMRTLASGASFLLATLGLLSLTGKTKYTAKNPG
- the ilvC gene encoding ketol-acid reductoisomerase, which gives rise to MRVYYDRDCDVNLIKDKKIAILGYGSQGHAHALNLRDSGAKNVAVALREGSPSKAKAESEGLQVMGIEEAAKWCDLMMFTMPDELQAETYKKYVHDNLREGAAIAFAHGLNVHFGLIEPKKGVDVIMMAPKGPGHTVRGEYVKGGGVPCLVAVDHDATGKAMDIALSYCSAIGGGRSGIIETNFRQECETDLFGEQAVLCGGLVELIRMGFETLVEAGYEPEMAYFECLHEVKLIVDLIYEGGIANMNYSISNTAEYGEYVSGPRILPYEETKRRMKEVLTDIQSGKFVRDFMQENAVGQPSFKATRRINDEHQIEQVGEKLREMMPWISKGKMVDKARN